The following proteins come from a genomic window of Candidatus Zixiibacteriota bacterium:
- the purS gene encoding phosphoribosylformylglycinamidine synthase subunit PurS, whose product MITGTVTVRLKEGVLDPQGLTIQRALEHMGYEGLNAVRTGKTFEITLEAADAATARARLQEMSERLLANPVVETFAVEVQA is encoded by the coding sequence ATGATCACAGGGACCGTCACCGTTCGACTCAAGGAGGGAGTCCTGGATCCGCAGGGACTGACGATCCAGCGGGCACTGGAACACATGGGGTACGAAGGCCTGAACGCCGTGCGCACCGGAAAGACCTTTGAGATCACGTTGGAGGCGGCCGATGCCGCCACGGCGCGCGCCCGGTTGCAGGAGATGTCGGAGCGATTGCTGGCCAATCCCGTTGTCGAGACCTTTGCGGTGGAGGTACAGGCGTGA
- the pssA gene encoding CDP-diacylglycerol--serine O-phosphatidyltransferase has product MTPKRNFRGFFPGMFTMGNLFCGFLSILASMDGEVEHACRFILLGFFLDGLDGFVARVSRGATRFGVELDSLADLVTFGMAPAILIYSFKLKVLGRWGWVLGFIFVMCGAFRLARYNLTTKTSPRRGFEGLPIPAAASLLVAYTLFSYDLWEQLLYVKFLVVTMIVTSGLMVSTIAYEDKPTSWRTPKDRVKFIFIFLGIIAVMIDLPKTFFPLVLIYVLHGIGRAAVELVSGNNGHHERGHRDSDATVSDGI; this is encoded by the coding sequence GTGACGCCGAAGCGTAACTTCCGTGGTTTCTTCCCCGGCATGTTCACGATGGGGAACCTGTTCTGCGGGTTTCTCTCGATTCTCGCGTCGATGGACGGAGAAGTGGAGCATGCCTGCCGCTTCATTCTGCTCGGGTTCTTCCTCGACGGCCTGGATGGTTTCGTGGCGCGTGTCTCCCGTGGGGCCACACGGTTCGGCGTCGAGCTCGATTCCCTGGCCGATTTGGTCACCTTCGGCATGGCGCCGGCGATCCTCATCTACTCCTTCAAACTCAAAGTCCTGGGACGTTGGGGTTGGGTGCTCGGCTTCATCTTCGTGATGTGCGGCGCCTTTCGACTGGCCCGCTACAACCTCACGACCAAGACGTCGCCGCGCCGTGGATTCGAGGGTTTGCCCATCCCCGCCGCGGCATCGCTGCTGGTGGCCTACACCCTGTTCAGCTATGATCTCTGGGAGCAACTCCTCTATGTCAAGTTCCTGGTCGTGACGATGATTGTCACGTCCGGTCTCATGGTGTCCACGATCGCATACGAGGACAAGCCGACATCGTGGCGAACTCCGAAAGACCGCGTCAAGTTCATCTTCATCTTTCTCGGGATCATCGCCGTCATGATTGACCTTCCCAAGACGTTCTTTCCCCTGGTTCTCATCTACGTGCTTCACGGCATTGGCCGGGCGGCGGTCGAACTGGTCTCGGGGAACAACGGGCACCACGAGCGCGGTCATCGTGACAGCGATGCGACGGTGTCGGATGGCATCTGA